In Vagococcus hydrophili, one DNA window encodes the following:
- a CDS encoding LysR substrate-binding domain-containing protein, which produces MNLHSLRYFYEATKYSSLTEASHYLHISQPALTKHIKNLEEEYGVRLVEKNGRLLSLTDLGEELIKECDFLFQQSEKIEQLLKQKSSHIPLKVGVTQLNSEEFIKHILVNDKFKDIQIELTTDNTQKISQLLINHFIDVALLPDTPTLVDFKREKIFSDKLIFVAHPDYCKSNISLKELDSYSFIKREDGSFIQDTLDNWQTDGLYFSNQVATHNEALLLAQYKNGIYLCSSMQAQTMIKSNKLKKVTIESFPVFSRDFYLYFNKNKQVKYFKRYVKEIIDEIKH; this is translated from the coding sequence ATGAACCTACATTCTTTACGCTATTTTTATGAAGCGACTAAATATTCTAGCTTAACTGAAGCTAGTCATTATTTACATATCAGCCAACCTGCTTTAACTAAGCACATCAAAAATTTAGAAGAAGAATACGGCGTCCGACTTGTTGAAAAAAATGGACGACTGCTTTCTTTAACCGATTTAGGAGAAGAATTAATTAAGGAGTGCGATTTTCTTTTTCAACAATCAGAAAAAATTGAGCAGTTGTTAAAACAAAAAAGCTCTCATATACCATTAAAAGTGGGCGTCACTCAATTAAATAGTGAGGAATTCATCAAACACATCCTCGTGAATGATAAATTTAAAGACATTCAAATTGAACTAACCACTGACAATACACAAAAAATTAGCCAACTTTTAATTAATCACTTTATTGACGTAGCTCTACTTCCTGATACACCGACTCTTGTTGATTTCAAGCGAGAGAAAATATTTTCAGATAAATTAATTTTTGTAGCACACCCTGATTATTGTAAAAGTAATATTTCTTTAAAAGAATTAGATAGCTATAGTTTTATCAAACGAGAAGATGGCAGTTTTATTCAAGATACACTCGACAATTGGCAAACTGATGGCTTATATTTTTCAAATCAAGTTGCCACTCATAACGAAGCACTACTTTTGGCTCAATATAAAAATGGCATCTATCTATGTTCTAGTATGCAAGCTCAGACAATGATTAAATCAAATAAACTAAAAAAAGTAACCATTGAAAGTTTTCCTGTTTTCTCACGTGATTTCTACCTTTACTTTAATAAAAATAAACAAGTAAAATATTTCAAACGATATGTTAAAGAGATAATTGATGAAATAAAGCATTAA